GTATTTtgccttatatatatatatacaaatatacaaatatatacaaaaacacCACCACCCAGGTATATAATGACCCCACCCACCCACTTCACTCATCAGTCCAGCTGCTGCCATCTGGCAGGAGACTTAAGGTCCCACTGGCCAGGAAACATGGACACAAAAAGTTGGTTGTGTCCTCTGCTGTTGCCATCCTAAACAGAGACATATTAAAATaactccctcctcccccctcacacacacacacacacacacacacacacacacacacacacacacacacacacacacacacacacacacatacacacacacagtccatgaGCACTCCCACGgctataaatgtaatttgatgTATTTCTAGCTTCctcttactgtatttatgtattctTACTGTCTGTGTTACACTGTGTTGCCAGAATGCCcaagaaaaatgtccatttaatataatatatatgttttatacaaAAGATTATGTATTCAATAGTTTGCACACACTCATGTTTAGggattcagtgttttcagttgGTGTTATTGTGTCCGTCAGGTTAAAGATGATTGTCTGGTGGATgatgagaagagagatgaggatAAGATGTCTCAGCAGTCAGAAAACGAAGAAAGCATAATTGGTACTGTGGAAACTATATAATCATATTAGtggttcatttattttctcattagCATTATTGCTggttttgttgtttctgtgatTACCACTGTTTACCAGCAACTTCACGATTCTGTTCACCATTTTATCTGCATTACCGACCGTCACTCACGCTGTTTTCTCCTGTAGTTCCTGCCAGTAAATCCTACACCATTGCCATCATCAAACCAGATGCCGTTGCTCACGGCAAGGCAAATGAGCTCATTATGAAGGTACACTGACTGCTCACATTCTCACAAGACTAGATTGTCTCAAGCCTTCCTGCTGACATTATTTCATTATCCTGACATTAATCCCCTGGCTAGATTCAAGATGCTGGGTTCGAGATCCTGGCCCAAGAAGAACGCACGCTGACTGAGGTTGAGGCTCGAGATTTTTACCAGCACAAAGCAGAAGAGGTATGGTGAGAATAGAATAATagcaaaaatacacatttcacaCGGACATTTGACAGATGCTAACACTCATGTTTGTATCTCATTGTAGAGATTGGTAACTAGTTAAACTGCTTACTGgttctgtgtatgtctgtgagGTTAGTGTGGGCAAATTTTAATTCTGGGTCAACATCCTAATAGAGCAGTCACGACCAGTGCAACAATCATTACAATTAGTTTGCAATACATCACACTCCCATCTGAATTCCTGTGAAGGGCTCAAAATAGATCTGCTGTGTAAgcagttttttttccttttctttttttgcttatCGCGCTGTTTGTGATGAGACTAAGTGATTAGGGATTCAGAAATACCAAACGTGAGGAAAAGAGGCAATAATGTTAAAGGAAATACTAAAGTAGCACATATAGTATATCTCTTCAAAATGCTTTCATATAaatgctcttctctctgtctcaccttGTTAATGTAAGGCCTGTTTTAAGATGTAAAAGGATTGGTTTCTGTGTTCATTGCATTAACATATGTGTATgctcttgtctctctgtgtttgtgatggGGGTTTGTAGGCTTGTTTTGAGGACTTGGTGCAGTTTATGTCCAGTGGTCCGTCCCATATTCTGGTACTCTCTCAGGTTGAGGGCTCAGATAACGTTGTACCAACATGGCGTGAGTTCATTGGCCCAGCAGACATAGAGGAAGCCAGGAGAGAAAAACCGCAAAGGTTAGTTATTTGAAACTATACTAGTTAAGAAAACACATCAACAATGGTATTAAAACTGTAAGATATGGTATGATGAAAAGATCATTCTTGTGTCTTTGTAAAGAGGAACATTTGTTTACAGAATAGACATGTATTCACACGCTGTGGATTGCAACTGTGTGAAACTATTTCAGGCTTAAGTCTGGGAAAGCAAATGAACAGCGCATTCTCGCCTGCTCCGTCAGACACACCCAAACATTATGCTTCTCTCTGGTTGAGCACCAGCCGAGCAACcatctgctctcctctcctttctcccccCTGGCTTCCTGCAGCTTGCGGGCACAATACGGCACACAGACACTGTTCAACGCAGTGCACGGTAGTGAGGACATCGACCAGGCCAGCAGGGAGCTCGCCTTCTTTTTCCCCAACTTTAGGACGGCCTCAGCAACGGAGCAGGATGGGGAGGAAGAGCGTGTGGAGAGGACACTGGCTCTTATCCGGCCTGACGTtgccagagaaaacagaggTGGGGCCCGTGCCAAATATAAGCACAAGTAAACACGTGTGCGAGCACAGTTGTACACATAAAGGTGGTTCATATTGACATGGTGGGACTATTTCTTCATTCCCACAGTTTTGTAATTGATCTCtgcagaaaaatgtaatatggCTATCTATgttaaaacaatcaaatgtgGCAGTTAATAGGTACAACTAGCttaaactaatgcagtctaacaTAACGCAATAAATAAACGGCTAAAACTAAATCGTATACCCATCATGAAGGTTGGATTTATTGCATGATTGTTGCATTAGACTGCATTAGCTAgctgtacctaataaagtggtgtgtattttatatctattATTATGCAGAGGAGATCTTGGCTCAAATCCACAAGTCAGGCTTCACCGTGGCTCTCCAAAAAGAGGTGATGTTGACAGAGGAACAGGTCAGACAGTTTTACTTCCAACACGTTGAGGAGGACTACTTCCCTCTATTGCTCCGAAGCATgaccaggtaacacacacatgctctgaCACAAATCTAAAGGGGAGCATGTTACTGCAGATGTGCAATTAGCTTGTGTGTATTCACAGTGGGCCGGTGCTAGCTTTGGCTCTGGCCGGAGCGGGGGCTGTCCATATCTGGAAGAACATCCTTGGTCCTTCTGACGTTAATAGAGCCAAAGAGGAGAGTCCTGACTGGTGAGTGATGTTTGGCTCtattcatttacacattcatgAAGTCATGTGGAATAATTACCAATcaagtttttattgttaatCCATCAGCAGCTCTTTTGCCTTATCTTTTAAATCTTGACAGGTTGTGCaggttattaaaaacaaatgtatgattaaagagagaaaaggcttGCCATTACACAATCAAGCAGGAAGAAATCAACTACATAACACTTCCGACAGTAGTGCAGTCATAAGGCATAAGATACATTTGAGAGAGAAAGTTCTGTTGtagtctctctctgcctgcaaCGCAACACATTCACTCAAGGGGTTTCTGGAAAGACAATCTTAAAAATGTGGGAAATCACTAGCTAAAGTAGAATTAGACAAGGCAGAGTGAGTCAAAGTGAAGAAAAGCACAATACATTACATCATTTCATTCAAAAAGATTTCCTGGAAACCATCAAATCTTAGCTATTAGATATGGATGGTCCCTACCTGTAATGCTGACTTCTGGATGCCTCTCCACTCAGTCTAAGGGCCCAGTTTGCTGTGGAGAACGAGCCCATCAACCAGCTGCATGGAAGTGAAAGCCACGAAGAGGCAGAACGAGAGATCAGCTTCTTCTTCCCCAAACAGCAAACACTGGCAGTGATCAAACCTGATGCCATGGAGGAACACAAAGGTCCTTTCTGGCCATTTAGAACAATATACCTTGTTGTTTGTATAGATGTGcacacatatttaatataatcttttcaatatttattttctattcacTCTTAACAGAGAAGATTTTGGAGGAGATCAGTGGCAGCGGTTTCTCTGTGACGCAGCTGAAGGAGACGGTGCTGTCGAGGGAGATGGCTGAGGAGTTttacagagagcacagagagaagcCTTTCTTCAAGCAACTGGTGGAATTCATGTGTCAGTAAGTCTATAGCTGAACACAGTCGAAGGAGAAGAGCGAAGTGACCTGTCCTAATTCCTGTTGCCGCTGGAAGTTTTAACAGTATTCATAACTGCCTAAAATCAAGGCAGAGCAGGGGATAAGAAGTCCGTCTCAatttttttctttgttccaCTGCAGATCTACATTTTAGAGTTATCTTCCGCTTCGATTAGTCCCTTTACTTGGTTGTTACACAACTGCTCGGACACGATGTGCAGGGAGATGTGTGCAGCTGGGCACTTCAGCCTGGGTAACCCATTATACTGTCACTATCCCTCAAGATCTGCTCAGGTTTAGCTTTAATTGTAGTTTTATATTATAGCCTAGGGGTGGTCCCGAATAGTCCACTATTTGACGATTCGATCTAAGGAGTCGGATTCAACTGCTAATCTCATCATTGCATCGTCACAGTAGCGGGAACATGTAGTTATAAGAGAAAGGATCATTCCATTCGGGCTATATGGGGGTGCTGAATGTCTGATCTGACATAGAAATGCTTGGTGCCTCCCAATTAATCATGATATATAGTCTATGTTGGTATACATTTCAGCCTTTTAAAAATACtgttaataaaaatgtgaaaataactCATGTGCTTTCAATCAATCTCCTTAGTGAGCTTGAATAAATCATCATGTCGACCCTTTGTGGGACCATCTTGGCCATGATTTCAAGACCAGATTTTCCGGGGGGGCCAAGATATTCTTTATAGCCTCATTTGCT
This portion of the Cottoperca gobio chromosome 21, fCotGob3.1, whole genome shotgun sequence genome encodes:
- the LOC115026096 gene encoding thioredoxin domain-containing protein 3 homolog isoform X1, coding for MAGKKKEASLQASVTNQEQWEEVLATKGLTVVDVYQQWCGPCRAVVSLLRKIKNELADDLLHFATAEADSIDALERYRGKCEPTFLFYGGGELVAVLRGANAPLLQRIIVEELAKEKLVLEQGGERKAVKDDCLVDDEKRDEDKMSQQSENEESIIVPASKSYTIAIIKPDAVAHGKANELIMKIQDAGFEILAQEERTLTEVEARDFYQHKAEEACFEDLVQFMSSGPSHILVLSQVEGSDNVVPTWREFIGPADIEEARREKPQRLKSGKANEQRILACSVRHTQTLCFSLVEHQPSNHLLSSPFSPLASCSLRAQYGTQTLFNAVHGSEDIDQASRELAFFFPNFRTASATEQDGEEERVERTLALIRPDVARENREEILAQIHKSGFTVALQKEVMLTEEQVRQFYFQHVEEDYFPLLLRSMTSGPVLALALAGAGAVHIWKNILGPSDVNRAKEESPDCLRAQFAVENEPINQLHGSESHEEAEREISFFFPKQQTLAVIKPDAMEEHKEKILEEISGSGFSVTQLKETVLSREMAEEFYREHREKPFFKQLVEFMCQGPCMMLILTKENAVEEWRAIMGPADPDQAKATSPNSLRARFASDILHNSVHGSSNEQQAEEKIHFIFGDICSDTELTGDGETNTTVSAKGQDNSADENTGMSRSSTEETSEGDPHN
- the LOC115026096 gene encoding thioredoxin domain-containing protein 3 homolog isoform X2, which codes for MAGKKKEASLQASVTNQEQWEEVLATKGLTVVDVYQQWCGPCRAVVSLLRKIKNELADDLLHFATAEADSIDALERYRGKCEPTFLFYGGGELVAVLRGANAPLLQRIIVEELAKEKLVLEQGGERKAVKDDCLVDDEKRDEDKMSQQSENEESIIVPASKSYTIAIIKPDAVAHGKANELIMKIQDAGFEILAQEERTLTEVEARDFYQHKAEEACFEDLVQFMSSGPSHILVLSQVEGSDNVVPTWREFIGPADIEEARREKPQSLRAQYGTQTLFNAVHGSEDIDQASRELAFFFPNFRTASATEQDGEEERVERTLALIRPDVARENREEILAQIHKSGFTVALQKEVMLTEEQVRQFYFQHVEEDYFPLLLRSMTSGPVLALALAGAGAVHIWKNILGPSDVNRAKEESPDCLRAQFAVENEPINQLHGSESHEEAEREISFFFPKQQTLAVIKPDAMEEHKEKILEEISGSGFSVTQLKETVLSREMAEEFYREHREKPFFKQLVEFMCQGPCMMLILTKENAVEEWRAIMGPADPDQAKATSPNSLRARFASDILHNSVHGSSNEQQAEEKIHFIFGDICSDTELTGDGETNTTVSAKGQDNSADENTGMSRSSTEETSEGDPHN